The proteins below come from a single Parafrankia discariae genomic window:
- a CDS encoding metal-dependent transcriptional regulator has translation MTGLIDSTEMYLRTLYELREEGITPLRARLVERLHVSAPAASESTARLANEGLVALADDRTVQFTEKGLVRATAVMRKHRLAELLLTKVIGLDWALVHNEACRWEHVISDEVEARLTVLLGDPKRCPFGNEIPAQLETAQPPGVAPVSLLTSAERSNTGTKSVTVAWISERLQTDEEAMRVLRDAAIVPGAQLYLNARGDRVYIGKPDGDSEAEIDRSTAALVYVNH, from the coding sequence GTGACTGGACTGATCGACAGTACCGAGATGTACCTCCGGACCCTGTATGAACTACGGGAGGAGGGCATCACCCCGCTGCGCGCGCGCCTGGTCGAGCGCCTTCACGTGAGCGCGCCGGCCGCAAGTGAGTCGACCGCGCGCCTCGCGAACGAGGGCCTCGTCGCGCTCGCCGACGACCGGACCGTGCAGTTCACGGAGAAGGGCCTGGTCAGAGCAACGGCGGTCATGCGTAAGCACCGCTTGGCCGAGTTGCTCCTCACCAAGGTCATTGGCCTGGACTGGGCGCTGGTCCACAACGAGGCCTGCCGCTGGGAGCATGTGATCTCGGACGAGGTCGAGGCCCGGCTGACGGTCCTGCTCGGTGATCCGAAGCGGTGCCCGTTCGGGAACGAGATCCCGGCGCAGCTCGAGACGGCGCAGCCGCCGGGCGTGGCACCCGTGAGCCTGCTCACCTCGGCCGAGCGGAGCAACACGGGGACCAAGTCGGTGACGGTGGCCTGGATCTCGGAGCGCCTCCAGACCGACGAGGAGGCGATGCGGGTCCTGCGGGACGCCGCGATCGTGCCCGGGGCGCAGCTGTACCTGAACGCGCGCGGCGACAGGGTGTACATCGGCAAGCCGGACGGTGACAGCGAGGCCGAGATCGACCGCAGCACAGCGGCGCTCGTCTACGTCAATCACTGA
- a CDS encoding tyrosine-type recombinase/integrase: MARRAPKTCKLYLDAATALINYLADSDDPSAEAAEITKAQIEEFLIWFGTVPTPRRPEGRGDAYVNQTFRALQQWFRWLLDEEEIAHPPLERMSPPKVDEKPVPVLHEDEIRAVLATCAGKTFADRRDNAIIRCLLDSGGRRTEIAKLRVEDVDLTRKVLHVLGKGHRPRPAPIGNSTALALGRYMRIRTRDKHASRPELWLADRGRGPLTGDGPARMIGRRGEQAGIKGLHPTSSGTRSPTTGSSPEAAKATSCESWAGVPGRWSTATPRSRRRSARSRPANALPSATVSDRSRSQMGRRNALPHA; the protein is encoded by the coding sequence GTGGCGCGCAGAGCCCCCAAGACGTGCAAGCTCTACCTCGACGCCGCCACCGCACTGATCAACTACCTGGCCGACTCCGACGATCCATCCGCCGAAGCCGCCGAGATCACGAAGGCGCAGATCGAGGAGTTCCTGATCTGGTTCGGCACCGTGCCGACCCCGCGACGACCCGAGGGCCGTGGCGACGCCTACGTGAACCAGACCTTCCGCGCTTTACAGCAGTGGTTCAGGTGGCTTCTCGACGAAGAGGAGATCGCACACCCACCCCTGGAGCGGATGTCACCGCCGAAGGTCGACGAGAAGCCCGTCCCGGTGCTGCACGAAGACGAGATCCGCGCCGTTCTGGCCACCTGCGCCGGTAAGACGTTCGCGGATCGCCGTGACAACGCGATCATCCGTTGTCTGCTCGACTCCGGCGGGCGGCGCACCGAGATCGCCAAGCTCCGCGTCGAGGACGTCGACCTCACGCGGAAGGTGCTGCATGTGCTCGGCAAGGGGCACCGCCCGCGGCCGGCGCCGATCGGCAACAGCACCGCGCTCGCCCTTGGCCGCTACATGCGAATTCGTACCCGTGACAAGCACGCGAGCCGTCCCGAGCTGTGGCTTGCCGACCGCGGCCGCGGCCCGCTCACCGGTGACGGGCCCGCCCGGATGATCGGACGCCGCGGGGAGCAGGCGGGCATCAAGGGTCTGCACCCCACCAGTTCCGGCACACGCTCGCCAACGACTGGCAGTTCGCCGGAGGCAGCGAAGGCGACCTCATGCGAATCATGGGCTGGAGTTCCCGGCAGATGGTCGACCGCTACGCCAAGATCGCGCAGGAGAAGCGCGCGCAGCAGGCCCGCGAACGCCTTGCCCTCGGCGACCGTTTCTGACCGATCGCGGTCGCAGATGGGACGCCGGAACGCCCTCCCGCACGCCTGA
- a CDS encoding DUF3039 domain-containing protein → MSTTQIAPETSDTRSDEGDDLSHYARREEIVRASIEGGRVTALCGYKFEPVRDPKRFPVCPKCKELVEMAEQFG, encoded by the coding sequence ATGAGCACGACTCAGATCGCGCCGGAGACCTCTGACACCCGTTCGGACGAGGGGGATGATCTCTCTCACTACGCGCGCCGGGAGGAGATCGTCCGCGCCTCCATCGAAGGCGGTCGCGTGACGGCGCTGTGCGGGTACAAGTTCGAGCCGGTCCGCGACCCCAAGCGCTTCCCGGTCTGCCCCAAGTGCAAGGAGCTCGTGGAGATGGCCGAGCAGTTCGGCTGA